One region of Leptidea sinapis chromosome 10, ilLepSina1.1, whole genome shotgun sequence genomic DNA includes:
- the LOC126966606 gene encoding trans-1,2-dihydrobenzene-1,2-diol dehydrogenase-like, producing the protein MPIRWGIVTAAKICHDFVNAFNSYPGDKGDAVIAAVAARDKSKATEFAKLHNIPKVFGSYKEMAESKDIDVAYVGSLIPYHYELAKLFLENGKHVLCEKPFCLNSKQVVSLVNLARKKNLFLMEAIWSRFAPSYIALEKEIQAGKLGELQFVEVNFGVPVSEIARLSKKELGGSAILDLGVYALQFAQYIFKDEPLKCTAIGKLNSDGVDEVDNVILEYSGDRRAVLNIHAKAQLWNKATVYGTAGRATVEDPFHFPDTLIHVDGKVEKFPLHTSNIHYNFDNSAGLVYEALEVVRCIKQGLIESPRMPHKDSITIAKLEDSVRQQVGVVYTVDSQEFP; encoded by the exons ATGCCAATTCGCTGGGGTATTGTAACTGCGGCAAAGATTTGCCATGACTTCGTAAATGCCTTCAATTCGTATCCTGGTGACAAGGGAGATGCGGTTATCGCGGCAGTGGCTGCTCGTGACAAGAGCAAGGCCACCGAATTTGCTAAACTGCACAATATACCCAAAGTTTTTGGTTCCTACAAGGAAATGGCTGAGAGCAAGGACATTG ATGTTGCATATGTTGGGTCTTTAATACCTTACCACTACGAACTCGCCAAGTTATTCCTCGAAAATGGCAAACACGTTCTCTGCGAAAAGCCCTTCTGCCTCAATTCCAAGCAAGTTGTTAGTTTGGTCAACCTCGCTAGGAAGAAAAATCTGTTTTTGATGGAAGCAATTTGGTCCCGCTTTGCTCCATCATATATTGCACTAGAAAAAGAAATTCAAGCTGGAAAATTGGGTGAACTGCAATTCGTCGAAGTTAACTTCGGTGTTCCAGTCTCTGAAATTGCCAGACTCAG CAAAAAGGAGCTGGGAGGCAGCGCAATCCTTGACTTGGGTGTATACGCGTTGCAATTCGCTCAATACATCTTCAAAGACGAGCCCCTTAAATGTACAGCCATCGGCAAATTGAACAGTGACGGTGTCGACGAAGTAGACAATGTGATTCTCGAATATTCTGGAGACAGAAGAGCAGTTCTTAACATCCACGCTAAAGCTCAACTATGGAACAAGGCTACTGTTTATGGGACTGCTGGTCGCGCAACG gtAGAGGATCCGTTCCACTTCCCCGATACTTTGATTCACGTTGACGGAAAGGTGGAAAAATTCCCACTGCACACCTCAAACATCCACTACAATTTTGACAATAGTGCTGGTCTGGTCTATGAGGCTTTGGAAGTCGTGAGATGTATTAAACAAG GACTTATTGAATCGCCAAGAATGCCACACAAGGACAGCATCACCATTGCGAAGCTAGAAGACTCAGTGAGACAACAAGTTGGAGTTGTATACACTGTTGACAGCCAAGAATTCCCTTAG
- the LOC126966575 gene encoding probable RNA helicase armi, with the protein MWSYLISLYNYFTKATNSDDDEENDNREQFLLDNLFDLSIQAESEELCNENIEETQIPRDAVCFQKTGVVSFCEENYVLIDGTLYFDITSCSINLNVNDKILYLCYENTNGSVKVVRILENQGICWDGEDLSDEQCFNVIEHIIIGQVEYRQDRNVFISDSDLKFSLDDVKGVFIPIQGDWLEMKCTIQQKTDELTDVSTKQVVNVLSFNAVRSKIKSAKITEWSGDHGTLDWKIFFSNNTVMNEFNIQVGSKAMVEAIESTQGSLMWRAIKLIILDSEPELQPKEKTEEFSTVNLEDEKMIKMTFPLKFDKININNDDKIELNITNNSDQLYQLNKWIILSKKRDSQVTIKPFISHPQNLYPTQTISFTIKCQPKFLGETKEQLVILFRGFQLKRLIEINVVDDYTPSSSLVVHNGYCKTEENIDKMMKIRKNNEPFIPGVKMRRAANFVSVKIGQYTVPDKIWSAVLGNSEQTIYGNDYGKIISRIQVKLPCLLQELSMTNYNDKMHTLVHMEEIQANINLRVYDIQKAFLIRCNEYLGVEIKGLCERRPSLIVGDRVIVKDMWKENNPQFEGFIHLIKGDLVLIKFNPQFHEIYGGSDVSVEFHLSRTVYRRFHHAINQVISNLGPDVLFPSRLQISPPQVSSDKIENIQWYNEKLNSGQRNTIVNILRGECRPMPYIIFGPPGTGKTVTVVETVLQLLKNIPESRLLIATPSNSASNIITERLIEYREKFSGSTVRLIANYLVSSENIPDKIKPYCATIDIAKENSSKSNHFIKDKMNLNCQKSYIGRHRVTIATCNCVGALYYMGFPKGHFTHILIDEAGQALEPEIMIPLSFTDKNNGQVILAGDPMQLGPVVLSKYCKEFGLDISFLCRLLETFPYQKDFSSFKDGFDGRLVTRLAENYRSVQGILELPSKFFYDCTLIRKFDPDITWMTKLVDATCKVFNISEDRSGGIFVHGIIGRNTRAEDSPSWYNPQEASMVALTTCKLYKDDVKAEEIGIIAPYIAQIKYIRLVFDSMGLPQPKIGTVEEFQGQERPIIIISTVRSTELYLQDDVKHTLGFVQNPKRLNVALTRAQVSLILFCNPHLLCKDHLWKSVIEYAVENNKYMGCHYP; encoded by the exons atgtGGTCATATTTGATctcactttataattattttactaagGCAACCAatagtgatgatgatgaagagaATGATAACAGGGAACAGTTTTTATTGGATAATTTGTTTGACTTATCAATACAAGCTGAGAGTGAAGAGCtatgtaatgaaaatatagaaGAAACACAAATACCAAGAGATGCTGTTTGTTTTCAGAAAACAG gagTGGTATCATTCTGTGAAGAAAACTATGTACTAATAGATGGTACATTGTACTTTGATATCACATCTTgctcaataaatttaaatgttaatgacAAGATACTGTATCTTTGTTATGAAAACACTAATGGTTCGGTAAAAGTTGTAAGAATACTGGAAAATCAAGGGATATGTTGGGATGGAGAAGACCTTAGCGATGAGCAGTGTTTTAATGTGATTGAGCACATTATTATTGGCCAAGTTGAATACAGACAAGACCGTAATGTTTTCATATCTGATAGTGATCTTAAGTTTAGCTTGGATGATGTGAAAGGTGTGTTTATACCCATACAAGGAGATTGGTTAGAAATGAAATGTACTATACAGCAAAAGACTGATGAATTAACAGATGTATCCACAAaacag GTAGTCAATGTACTGTCATTTAATGCTGTTCGCAGTAAGATAAAAAGTGCTAAGATCACAGAATGGTCTGGTGATCATGGCACACTTGATTGGAAAATCTTTTTCAGTAACAACACAGTTATGAATGAATTTAACATACAAGTTGGATCAAAG GCAATGGTTGAAGCAATAGAAAGTACTCAAGGCAGTTTAATGTGGAGggcaataaaactaataatactaGACTCTGAACCAGAATTGCAACCAAAAGAAAAGACTGAAGAATTTAGCACAGTTAATTTGGAGGatgaaaaaatgattaaaatgacATTTCCACTTAAATTTGACAAAATCAATATCAATAATGACGACAAAATTGAACtgaatattacaaataatagtGATCAGCTTTACCAGCTTAACAAATGGATTATATTAAGTAAGAAAAGAGATTCTCAAGTTACTATAAAACCTTTCATTAGCCATCCTCAAAATTTGTACCCAACACAAACTATCTCATTCACAATTAAGTGTCAGCCAAAATTTCTAGGAGAAACAAAAGAACagttagtaattttatttagagGCTTCCAATTAAAGAGGTTAATTGAGATTAATGTAGTTGATGATTACACACCTTCTAGTTCTCTAGTCGTTCATAATGGCTATTGTAAGACTGAAGAAAACATTGATAAAATGATGaagataagaaaaaataatgaacCATTTATTCCTGGTGTAAAAATGCGTAGGGCTGCGAATTTTGTTAGTGTAAAAATTGGACAATACACTGTTCCAGACAAAATATGGTCAGCAGTTCTTGGTAATTCAGAGCAGACAATTTATGGTAACGATTATGGGAAAATAATTTCAAGAATTCAAGTTAAGTTGCCATGCTTGTTACAAGAGTTAAGCATGACAAACTATAATGATAAAATGCATACTCTGGTGCACATGGAGGAAATCCAGGCAAATATAAATCTAAGAGTGTATGATATACAAAAAGCTTTTCTAATTAGATGTAATGAATACCTTGGTGTTGAAATTAAAGGATTATGTGAAAGGCGACCTTCACTCATAGTGGGTGATCGAGTTATTGTTAAGGACATGTGGAAAGAAAATAACCCTCAATTTGAGggatttatacatttaataaaagGTGATTTAGTTCTGATCAAGTTTAATCCACAATTTCATGAGATTTATGGTGGCAGTGATGTCTCAGTAGAGTTTCATTTGAGTAGAACTGTGTATAGAAGGTTTCACCATGCAATAAACCAAGTTATATCTAATTTGGGACCAGATGTTTTATTTCCATCCAGGCTGCAAATAAGCCCACCCCAAGTCAGCAGTGATAAGATTGAAAACATTCAATGGTACAATGAAAAGCTAAATAGTGGCCAAAGAAATACAATAGTAAATATTCTAAGAGGAGAATGTCGTCCGATGCCATACATCATATTTGGCCCACCTGGCACTGGTAAAACTGTTACAGTTGTAGAAACTGTTCTGCAGCTATTGAAAAATATACCAGAAAGCCGCTTACTTATTGCAACACCATCAAATAGTGCTTCAAATATAATCACGGAGAGGCTTATTGAATATAGAGAAAAGTTTTCAGGATCAACTGTTCGTCTAATAGCAAACTACTTGGTGAGCTCTGAAAATATACCAGACAAAATAAAACCTTACTGTGCTACAATAGACATAGCGAAggaaaattcatcaaaatctaaTCATTTTATTAAGGACAAGATGAACCTTAATTGTCAAAAGTCTTACATTGGTAGACACAGAGTAACAATAGCAACTTGCAATTGTGTTGGTGCCCTCTATTATATGGGATTTCCTAAAGGCCATTTCACACATATTTTAATCGATGAAGCTGGCCAAGCACTTGAGCCTGAAATTATGATTCCATTGAGCTTTACTGATAAGAATAATGGACAAGTAATTCTTGCTGGAGACCCTATGCAGCTTGGACCTGTGGTTCTGTCAAAATATTGCAAAGAATTTGGTTTAGATATATCATTTTTGTGTAGATTATTAGAAACATTCCCATATCAGAAGGATTTTAGCTCTTTTAAGGATGGGTTTGATGGAAGACTGGTTACAAGATTGGCTGAAAATTATAGATCTGTACAAGGGATCCTAGAATTACccagtaaatttttttatgattgcaCACTTATAAGGAAGTTTGATCCTGACATAACATGGATGACAAAACTGGTAGATGCGACTTGTAAAGTTTTCAATATAAGTGAGGACAGATCAGGTGGAATATTTGTTCATGGCATCATAGGCAGGAATACTAGGGCTGAAGACAGTCCATCATGGTACAATCCTCAGGAAGCATCTATGGTGGCCTTGACAACATGTAAATTGTACAAAGATGATGTTAAAGCTGAAGAAATTGGTATTATAGCTCCATACATTGCACAG ATTAAATATATCAGGCTGGTATTTGATTCCATGGGCTTACCACAGCCAAAAATAGGAACTGTTGAAGAGTTTCAAGGACAAGAGAgaccaattattattatttcaacagtGAGATCCACAGAGTTATACTTGCAAGATGATGTGAAGCATACTTTGGGATTTGTGCAAAATCCAAAACGATTAAATGTTGCATTGACAAGAGCACAAGTTTCCCTTATACTATTTTGCAATCCACATTTGTTATGTAAAGACCATCTTTGGAAGAGTGTCATAGAATATGCAGTTGAGAATAATAAATACATGGGTTGTCATTATCCTTaa